TGCCTGTTTCGCTTGGTCGGCCTGTCTGCTCGCCCGGCGGGCTAGTCTGTTCGCCAGACCTGTCTGCTCGATCGCTCGATCTGCTTTTCGCCAGACCTGTCTGCCTCTCGCTAGACCTGTCTACTCGCCCGGTCTACCTTTCGCCAGACCTGTCTGTCTCTTGCTAGACCTGTCTACTCGCTCGGTCTGCCTTTCGCTAGACCTGTCTGTCCACCCAGTCTGCCTCTCACTCGGCCGGTCTGCTTCGCCCGACTTGCCTGTCCAGATCTGTCTGTCCGCCCAGTCTGCCTCTCGGTCGGCCGGTCTGCTTCGCCCGACCTGCCTTTCTGTCCGCCTGATACCAGATCGTCCCGCTTGCCTCTCACTAGACCTGTTTGCCCGCTCGATCAACCTTTCTGCCCTCTCAGTTAGCCTTTCTGCCCGGTTGAATTTTTTGATCTACTGCACCCGCTCATGCTGCTCGGCCGATCAACCCGTTTTGTCAACACTGTACAGACTGTCTTCATCATCTGATAATAATCAACTCTTATTGGTAGTCTGAGATTATCCACTCAGATCATTtctattataaattaaatttaaattttatataattttaaattcaactaacaATGTATTATTTTCTCCAATAACTCTGACATAACGTTAGGCACAGAGAGTTCACTCTTCCTGTTCTTCATTTATATTTTTACCATAACTCTTTTACCATAATTGTTTAATGCTCTATGATGATTTAACACCGTTATTGTGGTGCCaaagataaaataaaagaaaacaaaataaaagaaaacttgtCATGCCCGAAGTTTGGTGATCGGTCTAGGAATGCGATATGCATCGAGAGGCCTCGATGAAAAAAAGCGTTATCGGTTGACTCTATCTCCCCGCTTTAGGCGATTTAATGCGTGCGGTGCTCCTCCCGTCTCGGGGTCAACCTCCTCGTCGTGGTCCGCGGCCTTCCACCCTCTACCAAAGAATCCTTGGCGCACACCTCTATATATTGCAGGTCCCCAGCCGGAGTTGTATCCTCGGGGTACGCCAAGTACCTTTAACTATCGGAGGAGGTGGAAAGAATCCTTAGCCGCTagctccaaaaaaaaaaaggaaaaaaacaagaaaaaaaaaaagaaaaaaggaaaaaaaaaagaaaaaaaaaaaatggagttcGGCGTCAAATACTTCTTCTTCTACCTCCTCTTCCTAGCCAACGCTGTGCTTTTGTCTACCGCCCACATCGCCTTCTACGACGATTACTGGCAGAAAAAGGCCGAGGAGGCACGCAATAACACGCTCAACGCCTATGTGACCGACCCCAGCACCGTTGTCAACCACTTCAACTCCGCGCCTCTTTTGTCAGTCCCAATTCCATCATTTGCTCTGTTTGAGAGATCTCATTAATTTTATCTATCTATATATAATTATATCATGCCACATGATTCATTTGCAGTGATCATAATAGCACGAGGAGAGGGCTGGGGCACCGTGCGAAGGTGAAGGGCTGCTTGGCCACCAACCCCATCGATCGGTGCTGGAGGTGCCAACCGAACTGGGTTAACAACCGCAAGAAGCTGGCCCTGTGCGCAAAGGGGTTCGGCCACGACGCCATCGGCGGACTCCACGGAAAAATCTACGTGGTCACGGACACCTCCGACGACAACCTGCTCGACCCTCGTCCCGGCACGCTCCGCTACGGAGTCACCCGCGACGCCCCCCTCTGGATCGTCTTCGCCCGCGACATGGTCATCCGTCTCCAGCAGGAGCTGATGATCAACAGCTACAAGACCATCGACGGCCGCGGCGCCAACGTGCACATCGCCTACGGCGCCGGCCTCACCATCCAGTTCGTCAGTCACGTCATCGTCCACAACCTGCACATCCACGACATCAAGCCCAGCTCCGGCGGTAACATCCGCGACTCCGAGACCCACTGGGGCGTCCGCACCCGGAGCGACGGCGACGGCGTCAGCATCTTTGGCTCCTCCCACATCTGGGTCGACCACCTCTCCCTGTCCAACTGCGCCGACGGCATCATCGACGCCATCGAAGGCTCCACCGCCATCACCATCTCCAACTGCCACCTCACCCGCCACAACGacgtaattaattatatataatcaTAAACATAAATCTCCGTCGATCGGTAATCACATCCCCTGATTAATTAATCTGGATCAGGTGATCTTATTGGGCGCCAGCGACTCCTACTCCGACGACGCTAAAATGCAGGTCACCGTGGCCTACAACCACTTCGGCAGAGGCCTCGTGCAGAGGATGCCCAGGTGCCGATGGGGCTTTTTCCACGTCGTGAACAACGACTACACCCACTGGCTGATGTACGCCATCGGCGGCAGCATGCATCCCACCATCATCAGCCAAGGCAACCGATTCATGGGCCCGCCAAATCAAGCTGCCAAGGAGGTACGACGTCGATCGAGAAGGATTTCgatagtagttaattaattacatatatctatatatattaaGAAGATTTGGATGATGGCGCGCGATTATATATACAGGTGACGCACAGGGAGTACGGAACGGAAGCAGAGTACGCTAAATGGAATTGGAGGTCGGAGAACGATCAGTACCTGAACGGAGCGGTCTTCACCCAGACAGGGCATAAAGTGTCGACGAAATACTCGAAGCTCGACTACATCAAGGCGAAGCCCGGGAGTTGGGTGGCGAGGTTGACTCGCTTCTCAGGATGCCTCAATTGCAAGGCGAACAGTCCATGTTGATGCGAATTGGGAGCTAGAAGATGGATGATGAGTGCGTGCATGGGGCGACTACTGGAGCAATAAAATCAGTAGATCGAATTTCATTGGAATATGTGTTGTCAAAATTATTCTGTTTCTATGTCGTCGTGGGCTCCTGACTTCTTTACAAGATGCCGCCAGTAATCGTTGGAAATTCTTTTTGATTGCTTTCTTTCTCTACTGATGAATTTTAGCAACTCGAACTTGCCCTCCAGTCCAGTCCAGGCATATTCTCTACGCACATTTATTTTTtcgtttaacaaaaaaaaaaaaaaaaaatccgagGACCCGAAAGCTCAAGTATTATCCTGGCCCACCTCTTAGCCgagcatacaaataaattaaattaattgtagggattttaatatttttttatggaTTGACCGTCTAATTAGCAACCCACTTTGGAATGAGTTTGGCTAAAGTATTAAATATAATGGTTGAGGAAGCCAATACCTCTAAGTTCAGTTGAATCGACTTTTCATATGCAAGAGTATTTCTATGATTTCAGAATTTATATTTGAAACTTTTTAGTCAGATACGATACTCATCGATTGTATTCGACCTCCAATCCACTAGAACTAAGTTAGTTCGCTTTCAAAGCCTGAGTTGATATAAGTCAACAAAATATGACTGGGGCTAGTAGTTAGAGGCCTTATAAGATATAAGTCATATATGGCATCAAACTTCACGAGATTCCTCTATGAGGTTCGACCCATAACATCTAAACATCAATCCATCAAGTGGCCTAGATTCACTCGAACTTTAAAGTTGATTATTTAATTTCCCATTGTAAATATTTTTGGTGAAGCAAAATTGTTATAGTTTTCCAAAGATTTTGACAACTTTGTTGAGCATATTTTAGTTGACCAAAAGCTATGTAGTTCATGCAAAATGCTTCTTTGGAGCAATATTTTTAGTGGTGTTTATGAAGTTGTTTAGGGTCACATTACttgttatttcaaaattatttatgtttatgttagggcaaaaattaaaagggtgCCCATTATTTGTATTTTTCGTCAAatgagcatttttttttttaaaaaaaagggtcAAATGAGTGACCCGTTACGCCCCTTTTAAAGTGATTTGTCCAAAATACCTCTGCATTATTTGATTATTCAACCGTATAGAAACTAACAACTAACTTCTACAGTTATAGAAGCTAACATCTAGTTTCTACAATGTAAAGAAGCTAGCAACTAGTTTACATTATTTGATTATTCAACCGTGTGGAAGCTAAAAGCTACCTTCTACAATTATAGAAGCTAGTTGCTACCTTCTATAACGATAATTTTATAtcagtttgattttgattttctaagtgataacctagttaaaataatatttcaacgaATAAACCAAATAATAGGGACTCCATGAAACTCAATACATTGCATGCATGTCAAAATTAGTATATAACTTTTACAATATGTAGCAACTACTAACTAGTTTCTACACGTTATAGAAGCTAGCCGATAGCTACTACAACAACGCTGAATTTAGGGGGTATTTTTGAGATAAGGGACGATCATTTGTTCAAAGGGGTGCtcatttgactttttttttttaaaaaaaaaaagaagtgccCATctaatgtggcaaaaggcgattcgcttgtCCGGAGCACCTCCGCCAactcgtccctaggccaacatagAGAAGATAAATTACGAATGGCTATTAGCCATTAGTATCGGTGGTAAGACATGGGGGAGGTATGCTTGGACATGTAAAGTTTTAACTCCAAGACCTCATATGTCAATACTCTATACCTTAACCACCGCATCACTCCGAGAAGACAAAAGTGCCCATCTAATCGAAGTTTTATCCTAGTGGAGTCTATCCTGTCCCAAGCGCTTGAATGCCAACGTGCGCCGACCAATCAGTGGCTGCCACCTCATCCTGGTGCAAGCTAAGGTGATTAAGGTGTCTGGATCATTTCTAGGTGCTTGGATTAGCTTAGGGCCTCTGGATCCCTTCTAGGCGACTGGATCAACACTTTTAGGTTTTTAACTTTTACATCACAGAGTTAACATAGAAAACAAATAATATGGAAATAAAGTAGTTTAACAATCTATGGACTATTCGGTCCTGACTTTCGGATTTCGCTGAAATCCTATGTTAGATCTAATAGGACCTTTGCGTCcgtctagaggggggtgaatagcttttcttcgattttcacctacaacttgttagcggaagcaaataGAATAGAATAGAAATAGTGAAATACTaagaaaacaatgctaactcctcgatttacttggtctccacctccttgaggtgactaatccaagacacACACCCACACGATCAAGCTTCACTAAGACTTTCTCCTTTTCGAACTAagaacgaaggtggagaaacctttacatgATTATCTCTTCCTCTTAGAAGATGAGAACTAAGCTTGGGAGGAGGAGACTGAGATTCTGTCAGCTTAGGAATCACTTGGAGAGCACTTTCGATTAGAACAGTAACATCTTTCTCCAAGCTCCaagaattatttttataatttttcctgacatcagtcgactgatgtaccAATCAGTCAACTGATAGACTTCAATGGTACTTAAGATTTGGTGAGATTTTCTACCGTCATTCCATAACGATcacttaccagtcgattggtactgggTTGCAATCCGTCTGGTTGCTCTCTGTTCATTTTGTTAcctagtatcagtcgactggtatagatatcagtcgactggtaccttataaCTTGAGATTTACAACATTTTACAACCTAAGATTTACAACCCTTTACATATTTCTTTTTTACACTTAAACCATTCCCTTAGCTTAGACTTTATGCCTCCAAGCATCTTAAATCATCCTTCCACCCTTAGAATGCTTCCGTTTCCACGgctcctcatccttgcgcttgccttcaagtgCTACCTTTAGCTTTGTCATGCTGAGTCTCCTTTTACTAGGAGGCCGtacctctgggacttcatccgCCAAGACTATCTTCTTGGACTTGccttgccaagtcttcatacttttCTTTGTACCTGCTTACTCAACATTTATTTTAGATCACAaataatgcctaacttaaacttatttaaccaaacatcaacaatgagcaATGTCTAGAGCAAGATTACTCTAACAATCtgtcccttttttatgtttggcaaaTTGTTTAAGTTAGATCTTTAAATATGCAACAACCATAAAGCATAGTAATATGGTGATATCCATGAAGTATAGTAATATGGTAATATCCATAAAGCATAGGCATAATGAAGTATCTATCcatatctccccctttgacatacaacAAAAAGATATAGAAAACATACTCCAGCATGAATCTAAACTCCCTCTTAATCCAAAAGTTCTTCCAAGATCAAGATTCAGAAAATGCAAAAAATTAGAAAACAACCAAATAAGTTATATCCTGAAATAGATGTACTTATCAATAAGCAAGAAGGAAAGACATAGATAACCATAGGCAAATGATAAGAACTACTGCAATGCATAGCTGTGATACAATGTCATAGGAGGCAACTAACATACAACTAGCACAGTCATGAAAAATAACAAACTAGAATAGTGACAttagtgttcaagataaacaagAGAGAAATATGTCTATGCCAAAATCAATCTCAACATCAACTGGAACCTAGGCAGCATGCCTAAAAATCATCACTAGAAGGAGGTGGAGGGGCCTGGTAAGCCAAATCCCAGCACTGCATCATCTCATACATCTCTGTTTGACGATGCCGAGAGGCAGCCCAATCCTGTTGGAAACCATGAAACTCTTGAAATCCCTGACACACTATCTCCTCCAACCGAGTCAACTGATCCTCGATGGTCATAGGAACAGGAGCTGGTGCTAGTGATGGAGTAGGAACATCCGCCTCCTCCTTGTCATCAGACTCCTCTGCAGCCTGACTACTCTAGACCATCACTCCGTGGTGTCTCTCAATCCCTGCTAGAGATAGCTGTCGGGACCCGATCTGATCATAATCCTTAGATAACTGATGTTGTTGGCCCCTAGTGACATCTATACCTCTAGATGCAAAAAAATGAAGTCAAGATGTGGCAAAATGACATGTATAACTTCCCTTGGATAGGGCTAGAGAAATGCAATATGGACTCAAAGACCTGTAGAGAAATGTCGATATTGATCCTTCTCTCTAAGGTATACATCAAGACCAGATGGGGTAGCCTAATCTTGGCATGTCCTCTAGTGACAATAGGTAAGATACATGCAATGACAATTTTGTAGGGAATGTTACTGTGGGCGGACATACATGTGACATCAAAGATGCACCTCAGTGG
This genomic stretch from Zingiber officinale cultivar Zhangliang chromosome 7A, Zo_v1.1, whole genome shotgun sequence harbors:
- the LOC121999579 gene encoding pectate lyase-like, which translates into the protein MEFGVKYFFFYLLFLANAVLLSTAHIAFYDDYWQKKAEEARNNTLNAYVTDPSTVVNHFNSAPLFDHNSTRRGLGHRAKVKGCLATNPIDRCWRCQPNWVNNRKKLALCAKGFGHDAIGGLHGKIYVVTDTSDDNLLDPRPGTLRYGVTRDAPLWIVFARDMVIRLQQELMINSYKTIDGRGANVHIAYGAGLTIQFVSHVIVHNLHIHDIKPSSGGNIRDSETHWGVRTRSDGDGVSIFGSSHIWVDHLSLSNCADGIIDAIEGSTAITISNCHLTRHNDVILLGASDSYSDDAKMQVTVAYNHFGRGLVQRMPRCRWGFFHVVNNDYTHWLMYAIGGSMHPTIISQGNRFMGPPNQAAKEVTHREYGTEAEYAKWNWRSENDQYLNGAVFTQTGHKVSTKYSKLDYIKAKPGSWVARLTRFSGCLNCKANSPC